One Papaver somniferum cultivar HN1 chromosome 10, ASM357369v1, whole genome shotgun sequence genomic window carries:
- the LOC113315614 gene encoding uncharacterized protein LOC113315614 gives MGGHDYTENLKGVNDGMTDLTKNVTALIQAMNANNITTALTNLSTTIAASVATAVVDQLRPLLPPVAGNHGGPRNNPPPPPPPRQNNINLKFPQFDGDDPDGWLFNADQYFAVHTADDALKITIASANLKGDANVWFRWKQSKAAIVTWAEFGAHLRARFASEKFVDPRLAISNIEQKGTVREHIPVFERLMNLVDFTEEHLIQCFIRSLKPQIGSALRLLNIRSLDDAFKKAIHQEEALAANKTVIRQPYRPPPFRPAATVQPTPYNKSSSPPVYRHLSPAEQRERREKGLCFNCDEVYKKDHVCLNPRLTILDVEEYIREGSTTTEDTAPVSFEVSEVSEFDPTISLSSLFGSSFPRTMRVTGCIKSQPITILIDSGSTHNFLHPSVAKQCGFEVCSRDSPLSVTVSDGCKLNTRGSCLSVPIQLPSFRFNADFHLLDISGCDAVLGVQWLRTLGPIEWDFARLSMQFTVNGKTVSLVGNNHSSVMILEQKSMQRLLQHANHGVFIELAALTTSLKETSVIDPRVQQLLAQFTDIFKQPTALPPERLHDHRIPLVPSSPPVNVRLYRYPYFQKSEIEKIVAELQFSGFIRPSSSPYSSPVLMVRKKDGSWRMCVDYRALNKLKIKDRFPIPVVDELLDELHGATVFTKLDLHSGYHQIRLHKADIPKTAFRTHDGHYEFLVMPFGLSNAPSTFQSLMNDSFREYLRKFVLVFFDDILIYSKNMSDHLIHLSQVFEVLRSNQLFVKESKCTFAQSSVGYLGHVISAEGVSVEQEKIECIMSWPTPTTIRELRGFLGLAGYYRKFVKDFGKISAPLTQLLKKDAFQWSEKAIAFKLLQTALTTTPVLILPDFSKEFAIECDASGFGLGCFVTIW, from the exons ATGGGTGGTCATGATTATACAGAAAATCTCAAGGGGGTTAATGATGGAATGACAGACTTGACCAAGAATGTCACTGCGCTTATTCAGGCTATGAACGCCAACAA TATTACTACAGCGTTAACAAATTTGTCCACAACCATTGCCGCTTCTGTTGCCACGGCCGTTGTTGATCAACTTCGCCCCTTGCTTCCTCCAGTTGCAGGCAATCATGGTGGTCCTCGTAATAATCCACCTCCACCCCCACCTCCGCGACAAAATAACATCAACCTCAAGTTTCCTCAATTCGATGGAGATGATCCTGACGGTTGGCTTTTCAATGCAGATCAATATTTCGCAGTTCACACAGCAGATGATGCTCTTAAAATTACTATTGCCTCTGCAAATTTGAAAGGTGATGCTAATGTTTGGTTTAGATGGAAGCAGTCTAAAGCTGCCATTGTTACTTGGGCTGAGTTTGGTGCTCATCTTCGAGCTCGTTTTGCATCAGAGAAATTTGTGGATCCTAGACTAGCTATTAGCAACATCGAACAAAAAGGCACAGTGCGTGAGCATATTCCTGTGTTTGAGCGTTTAATGAATTTAGTGGACTTCACGGAAGAACACTTGATTCAATGCTTCATCCGTTCTCTTAAACCTCAAATAGGTTCGGCGCTTAGATTATTAAATATCAGATCTTTGGATGATGCTTTTAAAAAAGCCATCCATCAAGAGGAAGCCCTTGCAGCAAATAAGACTGTAATCAGACAGCCTTATCGTCCTCCTCCCTTCCGGCCTGCTGCAACTGTTCAACCCACTCCTTATAACAAGTCTTCTTCTCCTCCTGTGTATCGACATTTATCACCAGCTGAACAACGTGAACGCAGAGAAAAGGGTCTCTGTTTTAATTGTGATGAGGTTTACAAGAAAGATCATGTTTGTCTGAATCCCAGACTGACCATTTTGGATGTTGAGGAATATATTCGTGAAGGTTCTACCACTACAGAGGATACTGCTCCTGTTTCCTTTGAAGTTTCTGAAGTATCTGAATTTGATCCTACCATCTCCTTAAGCTCGCTATTTGGTTCTTCCTTTCCACGTACCATGCGCGTTACAGGTTGTATTAAATCTCAACCCATTACTATTTTAATTGATTCAGGATCTACTCATAACTTTTTGCATCCATCTGTGGCTAAACAATGTGGATTTGAAGTTTGTTCTCGAGATTCTCCTCTAAGTGTTACTGTGAGTGATGGTTGCAAGTTGAATACTCGGGGTTCTTGTCTTTCTGTCCCTATTCAACTCCCTAGTTTCAGGTTTAATGCTGATTTCCACTTGCTTGACATTAGTGGTTGTGATGCAGTTTTAGGGGTACAATGGTTACGTACTTTAGGACCGATTGAATgggattttgcaagattatcaaTGCAATTTACAGTTAATGGTAAAACTGTGTCCTTAGTTGGTAACAATCATTCGTCTGTAATGATTTTGGAGCAAAAATCCATGCAGCGTTTATTACAACATGCAAATCATGGGGTTTTTATTGAACTAGCTGCATTAACTACTTCATTGAAGGAAACATCGGTTATTGATCCTCGAGTACAACAATTATTAGCTCAGTTTACTGATATTTTCAAGCAACCAACGGCTCTTCCACCAGAACGTCTTCATGATCATAGAATTCCATTGGTTCCTAGTTCTCCACCTGTCAATGTGAGGCTGTATCGATACCCTTACTTTCAGAAATCAGAAATTGAAAAGATTGTTGCTGAATTACAATTCTCTGGTTTTATACGTCCAAGTTCGAGCCCCTATTCTTCCCCGGTGCTGATGGTACGTAAGAAAGACGGGTCTTGGCGTATGTGTGTTGATTACCGTGCTTTGAATAAGCTGAAAATCAAGGATAGATTTCCAATCCCTGTTGTTGATGAGCTGTTAGACGAGCTGCATGGTGCGACTGTGTTTACTAAGCTGGATTTGCATTCGGGTTATCATCAAATACGATTGCATAAAGCTGATATTcctaagacagcttttcgaactcacGATGGTCACTATGAGTTCTTGGTTATGCCATTCGGTCTTTCCAATGCTCCATCCACTTTTCAGAGTTTAATGAATGATTCTTTCAGGGAATATTTACGAAAGTTCGTGCtggtcttctttgatgacattctGATTTATAGCAAGAATATGTCTGATCATTTGATTCACTTGTCTCAGGTGTTTGAAGTACTTCGTTCTAATCAGTTATTTGTGAAGGAATCCAAGTGCACCTTTGCTCAGTCCTCCGTGGGTTATTTGGGACATGTTATTTCAGCTGAGGGAGTTTCAGTTGAACAAGAGAAGATTGAATGTATTATGTCATGGCCTACACCCACTACCATCAGAGAGTTACGCGGTTTTTTGGGCTTGGCAGGTTATTATCGAAAGTTTGTTAAGGATTTTGGTAAGATCAGTGCGCCATTAACTCAACTACTTAAGAAAGATGCCTTTCAATGGTCGGAAAAAGCTATTGCCTTCAAACTTTTGCAAACTGCTCTTACTACAACACCAGTTTTGATCCTTCCTGATTTTTCTAAAGAATTTGCAATAGAATGCGATGCTTCTGGATTTGGATTGGGTTGTTTTGTTACAATCTGGTAG